The Polaromonas sp. SP1 DNA window ATCTATAGAGATTGCGCAGCATGCCGGCTGTGGCGCCCCAGATGTAGCGCTCCCTGGCCTCACCTTCTTCGCCTTCGACGGAAGGGTCGGAATACGGCATGGAGAGCCATTGGCGTATCGCGCCGTCGAACTCCATTTCGTGGCGCTGGTGATTCGCCGGGTTCATCAGGTAGCCCAGCGGCACTTCGAAGACATCGGCGACTTCGCCCGGGTTGGGTTGCAGCACAAAGCCGGGCTTTACCAGGGCTACGACGGGCGTGATGATGAAGGCGGTGCCGGTGACGTACGTGGGCAAGGTGCCCAGCACCTCAACATGCGCCTCGGGCAGGCCGATTTCCTCCTGCGCTTCCCGCAGGGCGGTATGCACCGCATCGCGGTCGGTCTCGTCAGTGCGGCCGCCCGGCAGGGCGACCTGGCCCGAATGCGTGGAAAGGTTGGTGGTGCGCTCGGTGAGCAGCAACGTCAACTCGTCTCGCATGACCAGCGGCATAAGCACCGCAGCCAACGCCGGGGTGCGGTCGGTGAATTTTTTCTCGACGCTGTGCTCGGGCGTCCAGATCGGCGGGTGCCTGAAGCGTTCGCGCAGGGCGCCGGGCGAGAGCCGCTCCAGCGGCACACCCGCCAGGTGGTCGTCAATGCCGAGGACGGGAATGCTGCGCGGGTCGAACTTGGGCAGCGGCTTGGTGGAGTTCATGGGGGACGTGTGCGTGGGATCAGTTTGAACCGGTTTCACAAGACGTGCACCGCGGGCATAAAAAAAGCCGCTCGGTGAGCGGC harbors:
- a CDS encoding CoA pyrophosphatase codes for the protein MNSTKPLPKFDPRSIPVLGIDDHLAGVPLERLSPGALRERFRHPPIWTPEHSVEKKFTDRTPALAAVLMPLVMRDELTLLLTERTTNLSTHSGQVALPGGRTDETDRDAVHTALREAQEEIGLPEAHVEVLGTLPTYVTGTAFIITPVVALVKPGFVLQPNPGEVADVFEVPLGYLMNPANHQRHEMEFDGAIRQWLSMPYSDPSVEGEEGEARERYIWGATAGMLRNLYRFLSA